The following proteins are encoded in a genomic region of Paenibacillus sp. FSL R7-0273:
- a CDS encoding CGNR zinc finger domain-containing protein, with translation MLWDDYINSYWRDWRTGDRSGDRDRLDDPQWLADWLERHGLPAAAQAKPEELQQLKELRSLLWEEVQQLVQGMAPDQALLDQLNSYMTAGPVIRQIVRKPDQPPELALLPQRSDWRQVMAEIAASFAEGVLEKELSRIRICDNPDCLWVYYDDTRNRSKRYCDDKMCGNLMKVRRFRARRKAGE, from the coding sequence ATGCTTTGGGATGATTATATTAACAGCTATTGGCGGGACTGGCGGACTGGCGACCGCAGTGGTGACCGCGACCGTCTGGACGATCCGCAGTGGCTGGCAGATTGGCTGGAACGGCACGGGCTGCCGGCAGCTGCACAGGCAAAGCCGGAGGAATTACAGCAGCTTAAGGAGCTGCGCAGTTTGCTGTGGGAAGAAGTCCAGCAGCTTGTACAGGGAATGGCACCGGATCAGGCACTGCTTGACCAGTTGAACAGCTATATGACGGCCGGTCCGGTTATCCGGCAAATCGTCCGTAAACCCGACCAGCCTCCAGAGCTTGCCCTCCTGCCGCAGCGCAGCGATTGGAGACAGGTCATGGCTGAGATTGCAGCATCTTTTGCCGAGGGCGTGCTGGAGAAAGAACTATCCCGCATCCGTATCTGTGATAACCCCGACTGTCTCTGGGTTTATTATGATGATACACGCAACCGCTCAAAGCGGTATTGTGACGATAAAATGTGCGGAAATCTCATGAAGGTGCGGCGGTTCCGGGCGCGGAGGAAGGCTGGGGAGTAG
- a CDS encoding DinB family protein, producing the protein MQNKISEVLLENWDYAMDTEDWAPPLSDALEGVNAEQAAWKPGEAGNTIWETVNHLTFYKERLLRKLKGLEQLPDLESNDATFTVTESGEEAWTQAVSKLKSVHASLREIIEALEEGAYDWGGSGHAPGEEVMSLILHDCYHTGQIVLIRKLQGSWPSNRSFN; encoded by the coding sequence ATGCAAAACAAAATAAGCGAAGTACTGCTCGAAAACTGGGACTACGCCATGGACACTGAGGATTGGGCTCCGCCGCTGAGTGATGCCTTGGAAGGTGTCAATGCGGAGCAGGCGGCCTGGAAGCCGGGCGAAGCGGGGAACACGATCTGGGAGACGGTGAATCATCTTACCTTTTACAAGGAGCGCCTGCTGCGCAAGCTTAAGGGGCTGGAACAACTTCCAGACCTGGAAAGCAACGATGCCACCTTTACTGTTACGGAGAGTGGAGAAGAAGCCTGGACACAGGCTGTTTCCAAGCTGAAATCCGTCCATGCATCCCTTCGGGAGATCATCGAAGCTCTTGAAGAAGGCGCGTACGACTGGGGCGGCTCCGGACATGCTCCAGGCGAAGAGGTGATGAGCCTGATTCTGCATGACTGCTACCATACCGGACAGATTGTACTGATCCGCAAACTGCAGGGCTCCTGGCCGTCGAACCGCAGTTTTAATTAA
- the cmpA gene encoding cortex morphogenetic protein CmpA: MPQWLCQQLMKAYFKKDRRQIKMLNECWFFYRNSGDSREFVQRDV, encoded by the coding sequence TTGCCGCAGTGGCTCTGCCAGCAGCTGATGAAGGCTTATTTCAAAAAAGACCGGCGCCAGATCAAAATGCTGAATGAATGCTGGTTCTTTTATCGAAACTCCGGTGATTCCCGGGAATTTGTCCAGCGGGATGTATAA
- a CDS encoding SprT family protein: MSNEELQQWIERVSLSSFGVPFRHKASFNSRLTTTGGRYFTKSHNIEINPQQLAIYGQEETEKIIKHELCHYHLHLAKRGYMHRDADFKSLLAKVGGSRYCQTLPGAKARKPQPYRYKLVCTACDMEYPRKRRADPARYRCGKCSGKLKLMTLEAGK; the protein is encoded by the coding sequence ATGAGCAATGAGGAACTGCAGCAGTGGATTGAGCGGGTATCGCTCAGCAGCTTCGGCGTGCCGTTCCGGCACAAGGCCAGCTTTAACAGCAGATTGACGACGACGGGCGGACGGTATTTTACCAAAAGCCATAATATAGAGATTAATCCGCAACAGCTTGCTATTTATGGGCAGGAGGAGACGGAAAAAATCATCAAGCATGAGCTCTGCCACTATCACCTGCATCTGGCGAAGCGGGGATATATGCACCGGGATGCCGATTTTAAAAGCCTGCTGGCCAAAGTCGGCGGAAGCCGCTACTGTCAGACGCTCCCCGGGGCCAAAGCGCGTAAGCCGCAGCCTTACCGGTACAAGCTGGTGTGCACGGCCTGTGATATGGAGTATCCGCGCAAACGGCGGGCTGATCCGGCACGCTACCGCTGCGGCAAATGCTCCGGCAAGCTGAAGCTAATGACGCTCGAAGCCGGGAAATAA
- a CDS encoding pentapeptide repeat-containing protein codes for MKNKSDKAEKNDKIETPKLPDPALLPPQHLDSLQTKEEYSRCQISDIQLEYQEAEKVSFDKVLFKNVTISESTLRAIELTDVIFENCDLSNVDFSEAFVHRTEFRQCKMIGTDFTRARFQNVSVTDSLCDFASFRFGKLKLTAFGQCSLNSADYYQADFQKVTFEDCTMDQAVMAGVKLKDTDLSSCEFTGLQVDLEDLPGCIISADQAASFAGLLGLVIK; via the coding sequence ATGAAGAACAAAAGTGATAAAGCTGAAAAAAACGATAAAATCGAAACCCCAAAACTCCCGGACCCTGCCCTCCTGCCGCCGCAGCATCTAGATTCACTGCAGACCAAGGAGGAATACAGCCGCTGCCAGATCAGCGATATCCAACTGGAGTATCAGGAGGCGGAGAAGGTCTCCTTTGACAAGGTATTATTCAAAAACGTCACTATCAGCGAGTCCACACTCCGTGCCATTGAGCTGACGGATGTGATCTTTGAGAACTGCGACCTCTCTAATGTAGATTTCAGTGAAGCGTTCGTCCACCGGACCGAGTTCAGACAATGCAAAATGATCGGTACCGACTTTACCCGCGCCCGCTTTCAGAATGTCTCTGTGACTGATTCGCTCTGCGATTTTGCCAGCTTCCGGTTCGGCAAGCTCAAGCTGACCGCCTTCGGGCAATGCTCGCTGAACAGCGCTGATTATTATCAGGCTGACTTTCAAAAGGTTACCTTTGAGGACTGCACAATGGATCAGGCCGTCATGGCCGGAGTCAAGCTGAAGGACACCGACTTGAGCAGCTGCGAATTCACCGGACTGCAGGTGGACCTTGAGGACTTGCCGGGCTGCATTATTTCAGCAGATCAGGCGGCTTCTTTTGCCGGGCTGCTCGGCCTTGTTATTAAGTAG